The genomic DNA gTTGCAGTTTAAATGCAGGTGACACCAACTTTCTATATGGAGCTGTAGTGACTTCCATGGCCACTGATGCATTTTATTGAAAATTTATACATTTTGGGGTCAGGGAGAGGAGTACTTCCCGTCCTAGTGAGCATTTCCTACCACTGGACGTGACGGCTGCTCAAATGCTAAGCAGAATGCTATAAGATCTCTGCCATGCTTCTGCCCTTTATCAGTGTGTCCTCATCACTTTACATGTGCTTCACCCCCAACTCACAGTGCGCATTGACCAAGCCCTAGTGGCTGAGGCCATCCTATAGAGACTGGGTGAACGATCTGAACTTCTATGGCCACTGGGAACATTGCACAATCTGTCTCAGGCTGTGTATGGTAAGAAGAGGAGGGTTATGGGTACCAGGCAGGAAGCATAGGGAGGGCAACTTACTCAGGACCCAATTCCACCCTAAATTATCCTTTGGGTGGGGAAGAACAGGGAAGGTTTAAAGACCCTCAACCTACATTGCTGTGTCCCCATTTCAGGCATTATTTTGCACTTCCTGTCTCTTTGATGGGGGTTACATAGAACACAATGTAAATGACAGCCTTTCCTGTCTAGGTGTCCAGTTAGAGCAGGAACCAATGCCACCACTTCTTATACAGGATTCAAGACAGGAAGTAAAATCCCACCCCTTCCTGTCCTGATGTCAGAACAGGAAATTAGGAAAATCCCAGTGTTTTCTGTCCAGGAGTCAAACAAGGtcataaataagcaaaaaaaaaaaaaaaacgccccttcCTGTCCTGATGTCAGAACAGGAAATGGGGAAAATACCACTGCTTCCTGTCCAGGTGTCAGAACAGGAAATGAGGAAGATCCCAATATGCTTCCTGTCCAGGAGTCAAACAAggtcataaataagtaaaatttcaccccttcctgtccaggagTCAGACAGAGCCGGAAACTAGGAAAATCCCACCTCTTTCTGCCCaggtgtcagcaggacaggaaattAGGAAATTCCCACCTCTTCCGGTATGACAGAAGAGGAAattaggaaaatcccaccgcttCCTGCCGAGATGTCAGACtgggaaatttgaaaatcctaccacttcctgcccaggagtCAAACAAGATCGTAACTAAGTAAATTCCTACCCCTTCCTGTCCATGTATCAGATAGGAAATGAGGAGGTTCCCACCTCTtcctgtccaggtggcacagacagACCTACATAGGTGTCAGAACAGGAAattaggaaaatcccaccgcttCCTGTCCAGGTGCCAGAACAGAGAATTAAGAAAACCCCACACTTCCTTTCCAGAAATCAAACAAgatcgtaaatttgtaaattcccaCCCTTTCCTGTTCATGTATCAGACAGGACAGAATATGAGGAAGTTCCCACAGCTTCCTATCCAGGTGTCAGAACAGGAAATTAGGAAAACCCCACTGCTTCCTGTCCAGGTATAAGAGTAAATAAGTCAACTCCCACTCCTTCCTGTCCatgtacaatataataaaaaataaaaaaaaaatggcgcacaTTCCCACTGCTCCCTATCCAGGTATCACAACCGAAAGTGAAAGGAAATGCCCCAATGGAGCCACAGGAAGCCCTACATTAAACCTTCTAATGGAAGGAGGAAGAATCAGTTTTACGGTCAGGATAAttagagatttcccctcacctcctgtccAGGTGAGGAGTGTCAGAATAACAGGAGGAAGTCACAaacatttttaaccctcccccactccatacaaaataaaaataaaagttttggcaaGAGTCatgctctagggcagtggtcttcaactcctgtcctcagggcccactaacaggccaggtttgcaagataactgaaatacatcacaggtgatatcatttgctgctcagtgattgcagtattctagtctgcatctccccaaggtaatacataaaacctggcctgttagtgggccctgaggacagggttgatgaccactgctctagggtgcAGTGGGGAAGTTTGTCTGAAACATCAAACTTGGTTCCAAGAAACATCTCTGATATATGATTGGACATGTAAAAGCAAACTTCACTATAAGTACCTCCCCCTCGCGTATAATCATTGGTTTCTGTTCATTGGAAAGGGGCATGGCGAAACCAGCGGGAGCTCCATGTCATCCTACATCACCCGGTACAAGTGGTCTCACACTGCTACACAGTCCAGATAGCTGTCCTCATAAGACCAATCCTTTCCCATCAATCATACGGAGTCTGTTGAAGCTCTCGCTGTGTTCTGGAACTCCGTGAACATCTCACCCTCGATGGAGGAAACCAGCATCGTCCTTTCCCAGGGGGGCATAGAATGGGTTAATTTGGTccttgggtgtccctggaaagtGCTGAGCGATGGAGGACAAGGGACACGAGAACCCCTTGAGAGCCTtcaaaaaaaacagaacaatacaATCCACCAATCACTGATGAGCAGCAGATGCTCaggggtgggatggggggggggggcaggatgccTAGCAGCCCCCCAATCTGTGCAAATCTTGGAATTATAAGTGCAAGCAGAGCGCTGTATGAGTAATAGTGTTGGCGGTGGGAGCCAGGAATAGCCATCTTCCCTTCTGCTGGTGCTGAGCAAAATACCATCTAGGTGGCCCCCCGAGCAAGGCATTGGCTGGagagtgggatgaagatgacacaaATCCCAGTAGGGAAGACAGCAAGAGGCCCCCTGGGCACCTCACAAGTCATCATCTCCGATGCCCTCGAAGGCGTAGTTCCCATGGAAGTCCTCTGCACTCATGTCGTTGGTAGAGCTGGAATTACTGATCCCTCGGAGGCTGACCGAGCTGAGCTTactctggagagagagagagaaacacacacacacattacaaatCTGCAGGGGAGGGGCTAGGAGAGTGAACATTCCCTGTCATACATCTAGTGACATAACTCAGCTTATTCTGGGTAAGGGAAGACAAACATAATAGACAGATCTGCAGGGGAGTTGCTAAGACTAAGTGTGAAAGAGGCCCTGTCATACCCGTACTGACAAAAAAACTGAGCTAATACTGGGAAGGGAAAGCAAACATAAAAAAGACAGATCTGCAGAGGAGGGGCTAACAGAGTGAAGCGCCCCTGTCATACCTCTACTGAAAGAACGGAGCTTATCCTGGGAAGGGAAGACAAAACATAAACGAGAGATCTGCAGGAGAGGGGCCCTTGAAGAGTAATGTGGCCATTTCAGGCAATGTGGTCCTGTAATACCTCTGACACAGCAGAGGCAATATTGAGGAAGGAAGGCAAACTTTACAGTTCAGATGGACATTAGACATATTTGCCATGGAAGCTAAAGCTTAGGGAGACCACAGACGGGTCACTGGTAAAACCTGGAGCTCAGCAGGACCACAGCGGAATTAGCAGTAGAAACCCGGAGTGCAGTGACACCATAGACTGGTCCACCATGGAAGCCTAAAGCTCAGGACCACAGATAGGTCCTTCATGAAGACCTGGAGGTCAGAGGGACCCTATATGGGTCCTCTATGGAGACCTGGAGTTTAGCAAAACCATAGATTGGTTCAACATTGACAGCTAACGCTTGGAGGGGCCACAGGTAGGTCCTCCATGAAGACCTAGAGTTCAGGAGGGACCTCATATGGGCCCTCTATACAGATCTGGATTCAGTGGGACCACAGAGGAATCTGCCGTGGAAACCTGAAGTTAAGGGAAACCATAGACTGGTCCACCATGGAAACCTGTACTTCAGGGAGACCATAGACTGGTCCCACCATGGAAACCTGTAGTTCAGGGAGACCATAGACTGGTCCCACCATGGAAACCTGTAGTTCAGGGAGACTATAGACTGGTCCACCATGGAAACCTAAAAGCTCAGGAAAACCACAGATTAGGTCTTCATGGAGGACCTAGCGTTAAGAGGGACCCCAAACAAGTCCTCAATACAGATCTTGAATTCAGCAAGACTCCAGATGGGTCCACTATAGAAACCTGAAACTCAAAAGGGACTCCTGACAGAATTTCCATAGGGGTCCTTGAGTTCAGAGGGTCCATATATGGGTTCTCCATttgagacctggagctcagagggAACCACAGAGAGGTCCAGCAAAGAGCTATGAAAGTCAGACAGACTAGGAACTGATTGGCTGGCTTACTAAACTAAGTACTGCCACACTGGAGTGTTTTATGGGAAGAAGGGGAGCTGAGCAGAGGCATGGAGAGCCACCAGATGGAGGATAGTGTGGACAAAAGGGACACCTATTGTTCTCTGTTATCAGAGTCTGAGGTGGAGATTCAACTATATGCAACAATTAGGGTTGCATCAGTGccatactaagcatttgcacgagtatcggtactcgtacaaaTGCTCTGATACCCGGAACCGATACCTCcgggctcggttctttcagctgtcagcgggatttccTGCTAACAGGTGAAATGTAAGGAAAagattattggttgttaaggagcggggttgGCCACGTCCTTAACCAATGACATTTCGGCTGTCCGAGTGTTAGTGAAAGATGGGGTTTGCAGCAGCAATGTCCTCCAACACGCCCCCAGGAGTCTACCGGCAGGAACTGGATAAGACCCTGTGGGAGGTGCCCAAGAGATAGCAGAACCTGAGTCCAGTGGGCTTCGGGGGTTACAGTTCGGTGTGGTGAGTGGAAAGTATATGCGGGCAGTGCACAGCCCTGCTGCAGAGGGAGCTGACTGCATGTGCGAGTTGGGTTCCCAGCGGTGGAGGTCATTGCTCTCCATGTATGTCCTTCTTATCCAACTGCCTGCAGCCTACGTGCTCTGAGCCAGCACTATATTACCATGGATTAGGACAGGACCATGCACTCCTCTCTGCCCTGCACTCTTCAGGAGAAGCTTCCATCGCTGCCTGTCATTGCAGCTGTGTGAGTCCTGCAGGCTCTACACACACAAAACTTCCCATAGACAAGTGCTGGGCTGGGTGCACAGGGGCAAGAGGCATGGAACAAGCACAGGTTGTGGAATCACAACATACTTCTTATAGGGGCTTTCTGGAGCACCAGATCAGATCTGATGCCAACCTTTTATTTGTCCCTGGCAGATGGGGCTGTCACCTGCAGACCTTCACTGAACTTTCCTTTTACTTTGGGCTATGCAGTGCCCTGCAGAGGTCCGCACTCACCCATGACCAgttctcctttttattttttgagataaatttatataatttttatttttttacacaaaaaaaaaaatcacaagaagtaTATATTGGCGatgggtatcggtaattggtatacgagaacttaaaaaagaaaaaaaaaaaggaaatcggtACTCGTACACGGCGTTAAAAAAACGATATCGGTGCATCCTTAGTAACTATGAACACAAACTTACCGATAACTTGGCGATGGGCTCCCGGCTCGAATCAGGAGAGTCCTTGGGAAGAGAAGGAGACAATCAGGAGAGGGACGGAGGAGATGACAGCAGACAGATataatacacacagtatatatatatatatatatatatatatatatatatatatatatatatatatatatatatatatatatttatttatcacacacacacacacacacacacacttaccagGAGGGGGGGAGACTTCACTGCCTGCTGACTGTCTACCCGCCGCACCAAACACGACTGCCTCTTCCGAGCCATCTACCAATGGTGAGAACAAGTCCGATATAATACACAGTGTAGAGCACATCAACTCCTATACACAGTAAAGTGTTACACCCCCCAGCCATTCTCCTATGTACACATATTAATACTCCACCCTGTATACACTGTACATTGGAGAACACTCCAATCCCCCACCCCTACATATAGTACATAGCCTTCCGTCCCAGCAAAAcatagtacaaccccccctccctttaATCTTGCTCCCTCACTTTACCTTTTTAATGGTGCCTCCAGATTTCTTTACCATCAGCTCATCCACCATTGACTGTAGGCAGATACTCATCATTATAGCCTAAGAAGGAAAGAAATGATCTCATTTACTGGACCCCTCTACAGGGTGATGCCATCACATACAGGGAATCCCGTATATAAAGGCGACACCATCATATACATGGGATCCCTATGCTGGATGGACACCATCACTGTCCCATAGAACTCCTTCCCCTTACTCAGTACAGGGTGGGGATCTCACCTGCGGACTGGAGATGGTGATCCACTGTAGCCGGTCTTTGCTCATCAAGTACTCGAAGGCCAGTTCCAGACGGGCCTCTGTCTTGTTGGGGCTTCCGGTGCCATTGCTGAAGGGGACCTGGATACCAATGAAACATCATATTATTGGAAATGATCTCCTGCTATAGGCCGATAAGAGGTCACAGGCCCTGAGCGGTTTATTATTTCCGTATTGTAAAGAAGTTCGGTTATGACCAGGCATGCTCATCGTGGAATAGGAAGTCTTGTTATTACCATATATGGTCATCTTAAAACATATGGTTGCCATAGAACAGGAAGTCCCGTTATTGCCCTACTTGGTCGTCATAGAAGAGGAAGCCCTGTTATTGCCCTACTTGGTCGTCATAGAACAGGAAGTCCTGTTATTGCCCTACTTGGTCGTCATAGAAGAGGAAGCCCTGTTATTGCCCTACTTGGTCGTCATAGAAGAGGAAGTCCTGTTATTGCCCTACTTGGTCATCATAGAAGAGGAAGTCCTGTTATTGCCCTACTTGGTCGTCATAGAAGAGGAAGTCCTGTTATTGCCCTACTTGGTCGTCATAGAACAGGAAGTCCTGTTATTGCCCTACTTGGTCATCATAGAACAGGAAGTCCTGTTATTGCCCTACTTGGTCATCATAGAAGAGGAAGCCCTGTTATTGCCCTACTTGGTCGTCATAGAAGAGGAAGTCCCGTTATTGCCCTACTTGGTCGTCATAGAAGAGGAAGTCCTGTTATTGCCCTACTTGGTCGTCATAGAAGAGGAAGTCCTGTTATTGCCCTACTTGGTCATCGTGGAACATGAAGTCCCGTTATTAACCTATATGGCCGTTGTAAAACAGAAATTCCTGTTATTACCCTACTTGGTCATTGTATAACAGGAAGTCCCGTTATTACCCTACTTGGTCGTTGTAGAGCAGGAAGTCCTGTTATTGCCCTACTTGGTCGTTGTAGAGCAGGAAATGCCATTATTACCCTACTTGGTCATTGTAGAACAGGAAGCCCAGTTATTATCCTACTCGGTCGTTGTAGAGCAGGAAGTCCTGTAATTACCCTACCTGTTGTTGCAGAACAGAAGTCACATTATTACCCTACTTGGTTGTCGTAGACCAGGAAGCCCTGTTATTACCCTATATGGTCACTGTAGAACAAGAAGTCCCATTATTACCGCAAGCGTTTGTTTAATCTGTTCTGTTTAATAATTTCCTACGTTATATGGAAGTACAGTATATAAAAGAGTCATGCAACCCCTCTATGTGAGAGTGGAGGACCTTAGCCCCTTCCATCACTGTTGTAAACACAAAATAGAAGCAGGTCAGTCAATAGGCACAGCAGGGAAGTGACGTACCGAGGAGGTGACACGCCAACAACGCATGCGGGTGACTTTGAAGCTGCCTTCCTTCATCTGCTCGTTAGGGAGTTTCACTTGAAAATTGAGTTCATTGTTTCCGGCACTCACGATCACGTGGCAACCCTTTTCCGGGAAGTCGGTAATGCAGGGCTCAAACTTCAGATAACCGTAGTACTTCAATGTCTGTGCCAACTGGATGAACTGTGCCaagaaggagggagagagcagtctaataaaaaaatactaaatggCAAGATAACAAAAACACACAGCTACAAATCACTGGGCAATCCCAGTGTGATGGAAGGTTTAGACCATACAGCTGGGAGAACTCCCACTGGCCAATCACAGTATGTTGAATGGTTTGGACCATGCAACTGGAGGTTATGGTCATCCCTCAAGATGATAAATGGTTTGGACCATAAAGCTGGGTGGTCACACAATAATATACCGTAACCCACTGGCCTATCTCAACATGATGAAAGGTTTTGCCTAGTGTTGCTGGAtagtgtcagttgttttttttatttcagtttttacttaaatatttattagaatttttactttttttaaaacaaccctgttgggggggggggtctttgatgagatatcaggggtctaaacagacccctaacatctcccctttgagacggggaaagggactgaggacacagattccccagcctcagctgcactaaagatgaatggagAAGAGACAgcgtctcctctccattcataaactgaagcatcgtaaacacagattacgatgctcagttatgaatggacaatcAGTGATCAccgactctgtgcattcagaaaaggaaggagccggtaaatgacagatttaccgactccttcctccgctctccatcctgacatgtATGGGGGGAAGCGGAGGGAAAGCGGAGAGGAaagcggagggggacatggagggagGCACAGAGGGAGGCACAGAGGGAGACACAGAGGGAGACACAGAGGGAGACACAGAGGGAGACACAGAGGGAGACACAGAGGGAGACACAGAGGGAGACACAGAGGGAGACCTTAGTAACACGAAGGAGGAAATGGAGGAGGAAACAGGGGACAGTCAGGGTTGATCGGTGCGGCgttggggggtttggggggggggggggggttacaagcactgatctccctgtatagatttcaataaagcagccaaaagctgcgggagggagaggagaagcagctggAGGCCACACGGTGACCCACTGGCCACTTTCAACAGGTCACCACCTCCACCCATGGACATAAAAGCCCCATCGCACCATGATaaggtgtacccccccccccataggtgtTACATGACCCTCTGGAACATACCTCCTTCTTGGAGACTTTCTCCTGCAGAGATTTCAGCTGTCGATGTTGCTCTTTGTTCACCTGTATCCAGCCACGCTCAATATCGCTGACCGTCTGATAAAAGCAGAGAAATGCAACAATAATATAACTGGAACAAAACAGAGAACCCCACATCCCAGAACCCAGCCCCAGGGCTAAGGAACAGTGCCGGTCTACAGCCGATCTCTTCTCTGCCATGGTCATCTTGTTTTCCCATTCTGTGATTTGTAGGTGAAAATAAACCTGAGACAACTGTGGCCAATCGGTCACCTGTTTATCTGTAACTGATCACTGGCACCTAACTCTCTAGACAACGTATATCCCAGTAATGACACTAATCCTAACTCAGCAAACTGTACTGCTAGCATTCTTATTGCCCTAGACCAggagtttccaaactttctaaacaaagagccagtttattgtccttcagactttaggggggctgaactagggccagtgggagtagaaaatgtcttagcatccagtgggagtaaacaatgccccatctttgatgtcagtgggaggactagtgcacCATTATTGatgtccgtggaaggaatagtgccccaatgttggtgtccgTGGGATGAATTTTTCccttttgttggtgtcaatggaaggaattctgcttcaaagtttgtgtcagtgggaggaatagtttcctcttgttggtgtcagttggaggaatcattggtatcaatggaaggaattctgccccattgttggtgtcagtgggaagaacagtggcCCATCACTGGTATCAATAAAAGGAAATGTGCtccatcgtttgtgtcagtgggaggatttgtgtctttttttttttttttgtccattaaaTTTTTATCGAGTATAAAAGGGTAGTACAGTAAGGTTACATGTAAGGTATAACAAAGACAGTACATCCATATGGATCCCTGTACAAGAACATGCAGGGGGTGAGTAATAATTGAAACAAGGTATAAAAACGAAGGTATAAATGAACAGAACAAGCATACATTGGAGGTACATCAGTTTCGCAAATGAGAGGGTAAGAAGATGTCATTAAGTCATGGAAATTGGGTTATCTGACCATATTACCCAGTTTTGCTCGAAGGTAGATAATGTGAAGGAATTGGTAGCTAGCATACGTTCAATAGGTATAGCTTTGCTGGACCATAGTTAATGCTTCTGATACATTGAGGGAGTCTTGTGATTTCCATTTTTTAAGTATGTGTGTGGGCTGCCAATATGTGTAACTACTTGCCTATGCGGAGGATTTGTgtccttttgatggtgtcagttggagtaatagtgccccattgttggtgtcaatggaaggaattctgccccattgctggtgtcaatggaaggaattctgccccaatgttggtcagtgggaagaatagggccccatcattggcatcaacgAAAGGAAATGTGCTCCACCGTTTGTGTCTGTGGAAGGAGTCATGCCCCATTGCTGGCaacagtgacaggaattatgccccattgttggtgtcagtggatagaattgtgcccaagggccagataagagcaagcaaagggctgcagtttggagaccgctgcccTAGACAATCTGTACCCAGAGCCATCTCCAACTCCTAACTCCTTAGACAATGCGTACCCTGAACTGCCTCTAATCCCAACTCCCTAGACATGGTGTACCCAGTACTGCCAGTTATCCTAAATCCCTAGCCAATGTTTACCCAGTACTGCTACAATTCTTAACTTCCTAGGCATGGTGTACCCCAGTTCTGCCACTAATCCTAATCCCCCAGACAATGTGTACCCAAGCTGCCTCTAATCCTAACTCCGTAGACAATGTGGACCCTAGTGCTGGTACTAATCCTAATTCCCTAGGCAATGTGGACCCCAGTGCTGGTACTAATCCTAATTCCCTAGACAATGTGGACCCCAGTGCTGGTACTAATCCTAATTCCCTAGACAATGTGGACCCCAGTGCTGGTACTAATCCTAATTCCCTAGACAATGTGGACTCCAGTGCTGGTACTAATCCTAATTCCCTAGACAATGTGGACCCCAGTGCTGGTACTAATCCTAATTCCCCAGACAATGTGGACCCCAGTGCTGGTACTAATCCTAATTCCCTAGACAATGTGGACCCCAGTGCTGGTACTAATCCTAATTCCCTAGACAATGTGGACCCCAGTGCTGGTACTAATCCTAATTCCCTAGACAATGTGGACCCCAGTGCTGGTACTAATCCTAATTCCCCAGACAATGTGGACCCCAGTGCTGGTACTAATCCTAATTCCCTAGACAATGTGGACCCCAGTGCGGCCACTAATCTTAACTCCCTAGACAATGTGTGCCTTTCATAACCTGTAGGACTCCAGTCTTATTCCAGAATTCAACAGAGACGACATACCTGAGCGTACAAGAGATTCAGGCCCACTCTGCTTTCCATGACATCCTCATCATATGAGGAATCCCAGTAACTATGGAAGAAAAACTCAACATGAGAAATGACCAGTACATGACAGATCTATGGATCCAAACAGCTCAGACAATCATATGAGGAGATAAGGGCTGTACCAACATTAGGTATTTACAGGAGGAGATGGTTTGGAGATCCATCCCCAACTAGAGATgggcaattttctaaaaaaaaaaataaatatgcgactttaaataaaaaaaaaaaaaaaaaaaaaaaaaaaaactcgatttgcgattcgaatcgagttttttttttttggacaccgcgccggtcctgaggagctgcgggcagcagtttttaggcaaggccatgGCTTctgcctagtccgcggcgtccggcctcgcctaaaaactcctgcccgcagctcccaaATTTcaacaaatcgattttttttagattttttttttcaccaggaccggcactgacacctggtgaaaaaaacaaaaaaaaaaaaaaaaaaaatcaatttgctgaaattttgaatcaatttgacctctcaactcgattaaATTGactttttccccagccctacccccAACATCACCACCAGACAGGAAGATCCAGAGACCTACATCACTATCAACTACAAGAAACCTGAGAGCTGTACCATCGAGGATGGATAaaaatcaatggaaaaaaaaaaaaaaaaaaaaaaacagattatttaaccagttccctaccggccgccgcagttgtactgcggcaggttggctcccctgggtgagctgCCGTAACTGTACATCGCTCCTTTGAGATGCCGCTGGAGGATACGAGTGCTCAGCGGGCGCGTTGACCGccaggcaggttggctcccctgggcgagccccCGTAactgtacgtcgctcctttaagacgcCGCTGGGGGCGCGCGCCTGCAGCCGATACGAGTGCTCAACGGGCGCGATGACCACCAGGCACCCACAatcgcttgtgacagagtgagaaccgggatctgtgtgtgtatgtgtgtgtgtaaacatacaaatatCGGGTTCTCTTAGGGGAGAGCAGACAGATCATGTGTtcgtacaaagtatgaacagcgatctgtcatctcccctagacagtcccatgcccccttcagttagaacacagagagggaacacagtttttttttaccacatcagcAGGACTCAAGAGAGATTTTAACTCAGCTGAGTCATTGATATGTGCCCCCTCttgttttcacatcattgtggcagaggaaatttcatttttaaattttctatttttcttattaataagagggaacacagttaaccccattgatcgccccctagtgttaaccccttccctgccagtgacatttatacagtaatcagtgcatttttatagcactgatcgctgtataattttgTCAAtgttctcaaaaatgtgtcaaaagtgtacaatttgtctgccgcattatatatatataaataaaatacacacacacttACCAGGAGAGGGGGAGACTTCactgcatattatatatataatttattttttttttttagtaatgccggtgatctgcgatattgcggcgggacaaattatatatatatatatatatatacataaaaatatatatatatatatatatatatatatataatcactggGTGAGGTGCACTGAACGGTCTTTTAGG from Aquarana catesbeiana isolate 2022-GZ linkage group LG04, ASM4218655v1, whole genome shotgun sequence includes the following:
- the SNX17 gene encoding sorting nexin-17, which codes for MHFSIPETETCNTDNGGQYVAYNIHVNGVLHCRVRYSQLFGLHEQLRREYGNNVVPMFPPKKLFTLTPAEVEQRREQLEKYMQAVRQDPVLGSSEIFNSFLRRSQQETQQIPTEEVQLEVFLSNGQKVKVTILTSDQTEDVLEAVTTKLDLPEELIGYFSLYLIKDGADGSFSFVRKLQEFELPYVSVTSLHSREYKIILRKSYWDSSYDEDVMESRVGLNLLYAQTVSDIERGWIQVNKEQHRQLKSLQEKVSKKEFIQLAQTLKYYGYLKFEPCITDFPEKGCHVIVSAGNNELNFQVKLPNEQMKEGSFKVTRMRCWRVTSSVPFSNGTGSPNKTEARLELAFEYLMSKDRLQWITISSPQAIMMSICLQSMVDELMVKKSGGTIKKMARKRQSCLVRRVDSQQAVKSPPLLDSPDSSREPIAKLSSKLSSVSLRGISNSSSTNDMSAEDFHGNYAFEGIGDDDL